A window from Streptomyces sp. NBC_00299 encodes these proteins:
- a CDS encoding aminopeptidase P family protein, producing the protein MTGTAPAPFTADDYKARMERAARAAADAGLAGLLVAPGPDLVWLTGYAPTAETERLTLLVLVPGRDPVLVVPALEAPDAAQATGAPGLTLRDWTDGKDPYAATAALLDAKGRFGISDNAWALHLLALQKALPGTSYASLTDALPMLRAVKDAAELELLAAAGAAADATFEEIRKVPFSGRRESEVAADLAHLLRRFGHSQVDFTIVASGPNGANPHHEVGDRVIERGDMVVLDFGGLKDGYGSDTSRTVHVGEPTDEERRVHDLVRAAQEAGFRAVRPGVACQEVDRAARAVIADAGYGEYFIHRTGHGIGVTTHEPPYMIEGEEQPLVPGMCFSVEPGIYLPGRFGVRIEDIVTVTEDGGRRLNDTTREMVIVD; encoded by the coding sequence ATGACCGGCACCGCACCCGCGCCCTTCACCGCCGACGACTACAAGGCCCGCATGGAACGTGCCGCGCGGGCGGCCGCGGACGCCGGCCTGGCCGGGCTCCTGGTGGCCCCCGGCCCGGACCTGGTGTGGCTGACCGGCTACGCGCCCACCGCGGAGACCGAGCGGCTCACCCTGCTGGTCCTCGTCCCAGGCCGGGACCCCGTCCTCGTCGTCCCCGCTCTGGAGGCCCCGGACGCCGCGCAGGCCACCGGTGCGCCCGGCCTGACCCTGCGCGACTGGACGGACGGCAAGGACCCCTACGCCGCCACCGCCGCCCTCCTCGACGCGAAGGGCCGGTTCGGCATCAGCGACAACGCCTGGGCCCTGCACCTGCTGGCCCTGCAGAAGGCGCTGCCCGGCACCTCCTACGCCTCCCTCACCGACGCACTGCCGATGCTGCGCGCCGTGAAGGACGCCGCCGAGCTGGAGCTGTTGGCGGCCGCGGGTGCGGCCGCAGACGCAACGTTCGAGGAGATCCGGAAGGTTCCCTTCAGCGGTCGCCGCGAGTCCGAGGTCGCCGCCGACCTCGCCCACCTGCTGCGCCGCTTCGGCCACTCCCAGGTCGACTTCACGATCGTCGCCTCCGGCCCGAACGGCGCCAATCCGCACCACGAGGTGGGCGACCGTGTGATCGAACGCGGCGACATGGTGGTCCTCGACTTCGGCGGCCTGAAGGACGGCTACGGCTCCGACACCTCCCGCACGGTCCACGTCGGCGAACCCACCGACGAGGAGCGCCGGGTCCACGACCTGGTGCGCGCGGCCCAGGAGGCCGGCTTCCGTGCCGTACGGCCCGGCGTCGCCTGCCAGGAGGTCGACCGGGCGGCCCGCGCGGTCATCGCGGACGCCGGATACGGCGAGTACTTCATCCACCGCACCGGGCACGGCATCGGCGTCACCACCCACGAGCCGCCGTACATGATCGAGGGCGAGGAACAGCCCCTCGTGCCCGGCATGTGCTTCTCCGTGGAGCCCGGGATCTATCTGCCCGGCCGCTTCGGAGTGCGTATCGAGGACATCGTGACGGTCACCGAGGACGGCGGCCGGCGCCTCAACGACACCACCCGCGAGATGGTCATAGTGGACTGA
- a CDS encoding LysE family translocator codes for MLTTLIAFLGACTLVAASPGPSTVLIIKQSLHSRRSGFLTVLGNETGVFVWGVVAAFGLTALLTASEVAYDVMRIVGAVVLVWFGIQALRQARRAKAEQETGWEGTHKSGWASYRGGLLLNLANPKAAVFALSFLPQFVPEGAPHLPTMIGLAALWAVYEVGYYGLYVWFVGRMKNVLSRAGVRRRLEQVSGGVLLLLGVRMALDS; via the coding sequence ATGCTCACCACCCTCATCGCCTTCCTGGGAGCCTGCACCCTCGTCGCCGCCTCGCCGGGGCCCAGCACGGTGCTGATCATCAAGCAGTCGCTGCACAGCAGACGCTCCGGATTCCTGACGGTGCTCGGAAACGAGACCGGGGTCTTCGTCTGGGGCGTCGTCGCCGCGTTCGGCCTGACCGCGCTGCTGACGGCCTCCGAGGTGGCGTACGACGTGATGCGGATCGTCGGCGCGGTCGTGCTCGTCTGGTTCGGCATCCAGGCGCTGCGACAGGCCCGCCGCGCGAAGGCGGAGCAGGAGACCGGATGGGAGGGCACGCACAAGAGCGGCTGGGCCTCCTACCGCGGCGGGCTGCTGCTCAACCTCGCCAACCCCAAGGCGGCCGTCTTCGCCCTGTCCTTCCTCCCGCAGTTCGTCCCGGAAGGCGCCCCGCACCTGCCGACCATGATCGGCCTCGCCGCACTCTGGGCGGTCTACGAAGTCGGCTACTACGGCCTCTACGTGTGGTTCGTCGGCCGGATGAAGAACGTGCTGTCCCGCGCGGGCGTGCGCCGACGCCTGGAGCAGGTCTCCGGAGGGGTGCTGCTCCTTCTCGGCGTCCGTATGGCACTGGACAGCTGA
- a CDS encoding PDZ domain-containing protein produces the protein MEQTALRPKPMPGQGPGDEAKPAAGARRPHAAPHKRGRRLTTLLCALLVGMVLILSGVGLGTLGATVIGMSKLAELKRQAGLGAPGSPSESAHPGSSAPASATPTSSPRPAAVATLGVEAVDARKPGALLVGVHVPGPGYTAGLVRGDVLLAFGRTRIDSAADLARAVARARPGSEVTLTVRHRSGGYQQLTVIPGVVT, from the coding sequence ATGGAACAGACTGCGTTGAGACCCAAGCCCATGCCAGGTCAGGGACCCGGCGACGAGGCCAAGCCCGCCGCTGGCGCACGGCGTCCGCACGCCGCGCCCCACAAGCGCGGCCGACGGCTCACCACCCTGCTCTGCGCCCTGCTGGTGGGAATGGTCCTGATCCTGTCCGGGGTCGGACTCGGCACCCTGGGGGCCACAGTGATCGGCATGAGCAAGCTCGCCGAGCTGAAGCGACAGGCAGGCCTGGGCGCACCCGGCAGCCCGTCCGAGTCGGCGCACCCCGGTTCCTCGGCCCCCGCGTCTGCGACGCCGACGTCCTCGCCGCGTCCGGCCGCCGTCGCCACCCTCGGCGTGGAGGCAGTGGACGCCAGGAAGCCGGGCGCCCTGCTCGTCGGCGTCCACGTTCCGGGACCGGGATACACGGCAGGCCTGGTCCGCGGCGACGTACTCCTCGCGTTCGGCAGGACCCGCATCGACTCCGCCGCCGACCTCGCCCGAGCCGTCGCCCGGGCCCGCCCGGGCAGCGAGGTCACCCTCACGGTGCGCCACCGCAGCGGCGGCTACCAGCAGCTGACGGTGATCCCGGGCGTCGTCACCTGA
- a CDS encoding LysR family transcriptional regulator yields the protein MDPHLLRTYVFVARLASFSEAARELGYTQSAVSQHIAALEQDLGAPLLTRRPVAPTAAGERLLEHAGPLLLRLEAARADVVRMAAAPDHGLTLATASTALGPRVLAALPAAGVTLRVLARAEIPAAVATGTADLGLVDGLAAPSDPLRLPDVAPLTTYGVGEEPVCVLLPDTHPLARRTGLRLGDLADARWLDAPDAGLPLAHLRAANGGHGFRPALRYEGTDVHALTALAATGHGLTLLPRSAATGVAGCVAVPLTEPRVVHRTELVFAGTLRGASAAVAEALLEPA from the coding sequence ATGGACCCGCACCTGCTGCGCACCTACGTCTTCGTCGCCCGTCTCGCCTCGTTCTCCGAGGCTGCCCGCGAGCTCGGCTACACCCAGTCGGCGGTGTCCCAGCACATCGCCGCGCTCGAACAAGACCTGGGCGCGCCGCTGCTCACCCGTCGCCCCGTGGCACCCACGGCGGCCGGCGAGCGGCTCCTCGAACATGCGGGCCCGCTGCTGCTGCGCCTGGAGGCGGCCCGCGCGGACGTCGTGAGGATGGCGGCCGCGCCCGACCACGGACTCACGCTCGCGACCGCGTCGACCGCACTCGGTCCCCGCGTCCTCGCCGCGCTCCCGGCCGCCGGCGTGACCTTGCGCGTGCTGGCGCGCGCCGAGATCCCCGCGGCCGTCGCCACCGGCACGGCGGACCTCGGCCTCGTCGACGGGCTCGCCGCCCCCAGCGACCCGCTGCGACTGCCGGACGTGGCACCGCTGACCACGTACGGCGTGGGGGAGGAGCCCGTCTGCGTCCTCCTGCCCGACACCCACCCGCTCGCCCGGCGCACCGGCCTGCGCCTCGGTGACCTGGCCGACGCGCGCTGGCTGGACGCCCCCGACGCGGGCCTTCCACTCGCCCACCTCCGCGCCGCGAACGGCGGCCACGGCTTCCGCCCCGCCCTGCGCTACGAGGGCACCGACGTCCACGCCCTCACCGCCCTGGCTGCGACAGGCCACGGACTGACCCTGCTGCCGCGCTCGGCGGCCACCGGGGTGGCTGGCTGCGTCGCCGTACCGCTCACGGAACCGCGTGTCGTACACCGGACGGAACTGGTGTTCGCGGGGACGCTGCGAGGAGCGTCGGCGGCGGTCGCGGAGGCGTTGCTCGAACCGGCGTGA
- a CDS encoding CTP synthase C-terminal region-related (seleno)protein: MTNTAARAATTARLALVGDRSPNVASHARVPLLLDALAERERLVLDAYWIPSQDAVADDGVRGFDAVWVLPGSPYRSEAGVLSAIRTARKEGIPFLGTCGGFQHALLEYAREVCGLTRVAHAENDPDADDFLIEPLACSLVGHEALVRVEPGSLAQSVIGSERTVERYFCAYGPSRHLDTLRAQGLRFPGHDEDGHVRIAELPGHPFFLATLFQPELSGDGSRPHPIVRALARAAVEHAARRVPTRA, from the coding sequence ATGACGAACACCGCTGCTCGGGCAGCAACGACAGCAAGACTCGCGCTGGTCGGGGACCGCTCCCCCAACGTCGCCTCGCACGCGCGCGTGCCGCTGCTGCTGGACGCCCTCGCCGAGCGCGAACGGCTCGTCCTCGACGCCTACTGGATCCCGTCGCAGGACGCGGTGGCCGACGACGGGGTGCGCGGCTTCGACGCCGTGTGGGTGCTGCCGGGCAGCCCGTACCGCAGCGAGGCGGGCGTGCTGTCCGCGATCCGCACTGCGCGCAAGGAGGGGATTCCGTTCCTCGGCACGTGCGGCGGCTTCCAGCACGCGCTTCTCGAATACGCCCGCGAGGTGTGCGGGCTGACCCGGGTCGCCCACGCCGAGAACGACCCCGACGCGGACGACTTCCTCATCGAACCCCTGGCCTGCTCACTGGTCGGCCACGAAGCGCTGGTCCGGGTCGAGCCGGGTTCGCTCGCCCAGTCGGTGATCGGCTCGGAAAGGACCGTCGAACGGTACTTCTGCGCCTACGGCCCCTCCCGTCACCTGGACACCCTCCGCGCGCAGGGCCTGCGATTCCCGGGGCACGACGAGGACGGTCACGTCCGGATCGCCGAACTACCCGGCCATCCCTTCTTCCTGGCCACGCTCTTCCAGCCGGAACTGTCCGGCGACGGCTCGCGCCCGCACCCGATCGTCCGGGCACTGGCGCGAGCCGCGGTGGAGCACGCGGCGCGGCGGGTCCCCACGCGCGCGTGA
- the phsA gene encoding O-aminophenol oxidase PhsA, which translates to MTDIIERFTDSDTGTVTEAGSGKQPLGTGELTPYAAPLPVPSVLRPASEDVLRETEIALRPTWVRLHPQVPPTLMWGYDGQVPGPTIEVRRGQRVRIAWTNRIPKDGEYPVTSVEVPLRTDGRPQSATEPGRDGAEPNKDVAALPAWSVTHLHGAQTGGGNDGWADNAVGFGDAQLSEYPNDHQAVQWWYHDHAMNITRWNVMAGLYGTYLVRDDEEDALHLPCGEREMPLLLADRNLDTDEDGRLNGRLLHKTVIVQEKNPETGKPVSIPFTGPYTTVNGRIWPYAEVDDAWYRFRLVNASNARIYDLVLVDEDNNPVPGIVHQIGSDGGLLPRPVPIDFDGALPTLTAAPAERFDLLVDFRGLAGQKLRLVNKGRNQPPGVPDAAGDVRYPAVMEFRVREGAGADTFELPEVLSGSFRRLTHDIEHGHRLIVLTPPATKGAGGHPEMWEMAEVEDPGDIQVPTDGVIQVTGTDGKTKTYRRTARTFNDGLGFTIAEGSHEQWSFLNLAPIVHPMHIHLADFQLLGRDAFDVSGFDPAVGGTRSPIRYDAGTAIPLAPNERGYKDVFRVPGNQMLRVMGRFDGAYGRFMYHCHLLEHEDMGMMRPFVVMPAEALKFDHGGAHGGHGEGHTG; encoded by the coding sequence TTGACCGACATCATCGAGAGGTTCACGGACAGCGACACGGGGACCGTCACGGAGGCCGGATCGGGGAAGCAGCCGCTCGGCACCGGCGAGCTCACGCCCTACGCGGCCCCGCTGCCCGTCCCATCCGTCCTGCGACCCGCGTCCGAGGACGTCTTACGCGAAACTGAGATCGCCCTGCGCCCGACCTGGGTGCGCCTGCACCCGCAAGTGCCGCCGACTCTGATGTGGGGGTACGACGGCCAGGTGCCGGGCCCGACCATCGAGGTGCGGCGCGGACAGCGCGTGCGCATCGCCTGGACCAACCGTATCCCCAAGGACGGCGAGTACCCCGTCACTTCGGTGGAGGTACCGCTCCGTACGGACGGCCGCCCGCAGTCCGCCACCGAACCCGGCCGCGACGGAGCCGAGCCCAACAAGGACGTCGCAGCCCTGCCCGCCTGGTCGGTGACCCACCTGCACGGCGCCCAGACGGGCGGCGGCAACGACGGCTGGGCGGACAACGCCGTCGGCTTCGGCGACGCTCAGCTGTCCGAGTACCCGAACGACCACCAGGCGGTGCAGTGGTGGTACCACGACCACGCGATGAACATCACGCGGTGGAACGTGATGGCGGGCCTGTACGGCACCTATCTCGTCCGTGACGACGAGGAGGACGCCCTCCATCTCCCGTGCGGCGAGCGGGAGATGCCGCTGCTGCTGGCCGACCGCAACCTCGACACCGACGAGGACGGCAGGCTCAACGGGCGGCTGCTGCACAAGACGGTGATCGTCCAGGAGAAGAACCCGGAGACGGGCAAGCCGGTCTCCATCCCGTTCACCGGCCCGTACACCACGGTCAACGGCCGCATCTGGCCGTACGCCGAGGTGGACGACGCCTGGTACCGCTTCCGGCTGGTCAACGCGTCCAACGCGCGCATCTACGACCTCGTCCTGGTCGACGAGGACAACAACCCGGTGCCGGGCATCGTCCACCAGATCGGCAGCGACGGCGGACTGCTGCCGCGCCCCGTACCGATCGACTTCGACGGTGCGCTGCCGACGCTGACCGCGGCCCCGGCCGAGCGGTTCGACCTGCTCGTCGACTTCCGCGGTCTCGCGGGCCAAAAGCTCCGCCTGGTCAACAAGGGCCGCAACCAGCCGCCGGGCGTGCCGGACGCGGCGGGTGACGTCCGCTATCCGGCGGTCATGGAGTTCCGGGTCAGGGAGGGCGCCGGGGCGGACACCTTCGAACTGCCCGAGGTGCTCTCCGGTTCCTTCCGTCGTCTCACGCACGACATCGAGCACGGCCACCGCCTGATCGTGCTCACCCCGCCCGCCACCAAGGGCGCCGGCGGGCACCCGGAGATGTGGGAGATGGCGGAGGTCGAGGACCCGGGCGACATCCAGGTCCCCACCGACGGGGTCATCCAGGTCACCGGAACGGACGGGAAGACGAAGACCTACCGGCGCACGGCCCGGACGTTCAACGACGGACTCGGCTTCACCATCGCCGAGGGCAGCCACGAGCAGTGGAGTTTCCTCAACCTCGCGCCGATCGTCCACCCCATGCACATCCACCTGGCCGACTTCCAGTTGCTGGGCAGGGACGCCTTCGACGTCTCGGGCTTCGACCCGGCAGTGGGCGGTACCCGCAGCCCGATCCGGTACGACGCCGGCACGGCGATCCCGCTCGCGCCCAACGAGCGCGGATACAAGGACGTCTTCCGGGTGCCGGGGAACCAGATGCTGCGCGTCATGGGCAGGTTCGACGGGGCGTACGGCCGGTTCATGTACCACTGCCATCTCCTCGAGCACGAGGACATGGGGATGATGCGGCCCTTCGTCGTCATGCCCGCGGAGGCGTTGAAGTTCGACCACGGCGGCGCGCACGGCGGCCACGGGGAGGGGCACACGGGCTGA
- the cyc2 gene encoding germacradienol/geosmin synthase Cyc2 — protein sequence MTQQPFELPHFYMPYPARLNPHVDEARAHSTEWAREMGMLEGSGVWEQADLDAHDYGLLCAYTHPECDGPALSLITDWYVWVFFFDDHFLEIFKRTQDRAGGKAYLDRLPLFMPMDLSTPMPEPQNPVEAGLANLWTRTVPSMSTDWRRRFAVATEHLLNESLWELSNINEGRVSNPVEYIEMRRKVGGAPWSSGLVEYATSEVPASVAESRPLRVLMETFSDAVHLRNDLFSYQREVEDEGELSNGVLVLETFFGCTTQEAADTVNDVLTSRLHQFEHTALTEVPAVALEKGLNPGEVAAVAAYTRGLQDWQSGGHEWHMRSSRYMNARAEPTAPWKTLTGPGTSAADVGALLAAAGAERLRAYTHVPFQKVGPSRLPEFYMPFQLELSPHLEDARHRLTEWTHRMGILQEGVWDEDKLAAYDLPLCAAGLDPDATPEALDLSSDWLAWGTYGDDYYPLVFGQRRDLAAARLTTQRLSACMPLDGEEATVPLNAMERGLADLWTRTTADMSTEHRRFLKDAVNVMTESWVWELSNQMQNRIPDPVDYLEMRRATFGSDLTLSLCRMGHGPAVPPEVYRSGPVRSLENAAVDYACLLNDVFSYQKEIEYEGEIHNAILVVQNFFGIDYPTALDVVHDLMTQRMQQFEHVAAHELPIMYEDFGLSEEAREIMANYVVDLQNWLAGILNWHQEVDRYKAEYLSRRAHGFVPDRPPAVPVLS from the coding sequence ATGACGCAGCAGCCCTTCGAACTCCCGCACTTCTACATGCCGTATCCCGCGCGGCTCAACCCACATGTCGACGAGGCCCGCGCCCATTCGACCGAGTGGGCACGTGAGATGGGCATGCTGGAGGGGTCCGGGGTCTGGGAGCAGGCCGACCTGGACGCACACGACTACGGCCTGCTCTGCGCTTACACCCACCCCGAATGCGACGGCCCCGCGCTCTCCCTGATCACCGACTGGTACGTGTGGGTCTTCTTCTTCGACGACCACTTCCTGGAGATCTTCAAGCGCACTCAGGACCGCGCCGGCGGCAAGGCCTACCTCGACCGGCTGCCCCTTTTCATGCCGATGGACCTGTCGACCCCGATGCCGGAGCCGCAGAACCCCGTCGAGGCGGGCCTCGCGAACCTGTGGACGCGCACGGTGCCCTCAATGTCGACCGACTGGCGCCGCCGCTTCGCCGTCGCCACCGAGCACCTGCTCAACGAGTCGCTGTGGGAGCTGTCCAACATCAACGAGGGCCGGGTCTCCAACCCGGTCGAGTACATCGAGATGCGCCGCAAGGTGGGCGGCGCCCCCTGGTCGTCCGGCCTCGTGGAGTACGCGACGTCCGAAGTCCCCGCGTCCGTCGCCGAGTCGAGGCCGCTGCGGGTCCTGATGGAGACGTTCTCGGACGCGGTGCACCTGCGCAACGACCTGTTCTCCTACCAGCGCGAGGTCGAGGACGAGGGCGAGCTCAGCAACGGCGTCCTGGTGTTGGAGACCTTCTTCGGCTGCACCACCCAGGAGGCCGCCGACACCGTCAACGACGTCCTGACCTCCCGCCTCCACCAGTTCGAGCACACCGCCCTCACCGAAGTCCCCGCCGTGGCGCTGGAGAAGGGGCTCAACCCCGGCGAGGTCGCCGCCGTCGCCGCGTACACCCGGGGGCTGCAGGACTGGCAGTCCGGCGGCCACGAATGGCACATGCGCTCCAGCCGGTACATGAACGCGCGGGCCGAACCGACGGCCCCCTGGAAGACCTTGACCGGCCCAGGGACGTCCGCAGCTGACGTCGGCGCGCTGCTCGCGGCAGCCGGCGCCGAACGCCTGCGTGCCTACACGCACGTGCCGTTCCAGAAGGTCGGCCCGTCCCGGCTCCCCGAGTTCTACATGCCCTTCCAACTGGAGCTCAGCCCGCATCTGGAGGACGCCCGGCACCGCCTGACCGAGTGGACGCACCGCATGGGCATCCTCCAGGAAGGTGTCTGGGACGAGGACAAACTCGCCGCCTACGACCTCCCGCTGTGCGCGGCGGGCCTCGACCCGGACGCCACACCCGAGGCCCTCGACCTCAGCTCCGACTGGCTCGCCTGGGGCACCTACGGCGACGACTACTACCCCCTCGTCTTCGGCCAACGCCGCGACCTCGCCGCCGCCCGGCTGACCACACAGCGCCTGTCGGCCTGCATGCCCCTCGACGGCGAGGAGGCCACCGTGCCCCTCAACGCCATGGAGCGCGGTCTCGCCGACCTGTGGACCCGCACGACGGCGGACATGAGCACCGAGCACCGGCGTTTCCTGAAGGACGCGGTCAACGTCATGACCGAGAGCTGGGTGTGGGAGCTGTCCAACCAGATGCAGAACCGCATCCCCGACCCGGTCGACTACCTGGAGATGCGCCGCGCCACCTTCGGCTCCGACCTCACCCTCAGCCTGTGCCGGATGGGCCACGGCCCCGCCGTCCCACCCGAGGTCTACCGCAGCGGCCCGGTCCGCTCTCTGGAGAATGCCGCCGTCGACTACGCCTGCCTCCTCAACGACGTCTTCTCGTACCAGAAGGAGATCGAGTACGAGGGCGAGATCCACAACGCCATCCTCGTCGTACAGAACTTCTTCGGCATCGACTACCCGACCGCCCTCGACGTCGTCCACGACCTGATGACCCAGCGCATGCAGCAGTTCGAGCATGTGGCCGCGCACGAACTGCCCATCATGTACGAGGACTTCGGGCTCTCGGAGGAAGCTCGGGAGATCATGGCGAACTATGTGGTCGACCTCCAGAACTGGCTGGCGGGCATCCTGAACTGGCACCAGGAGGTCGACCGCTACAAGGCCGAGTACCTGTCCCGCCGCGCACACGGCTTCGTGCCGGACCGCCCGCCGGCCGTGCCCGTCCTCAGCTGA
- a CDS encoding endonuclease/exonuclease/phosphatase family protein gives MNHTGSLSRRTALASLAGAALATTAALPAAAAERHGRRSVRFATFNASLNRGTEGALITDLSTPDNAQARNAAETIQRVDPDILLINEFDYDERGRAVRLFLRNYLSVGHNGARPVRFPYHFTGPVNTGVASGVDLDGKNGAVTTPGSDAYGQDAYGYGWFPGQYGMVVLSKYPIDTRAVRTFQRFLWRDMPGHVMPPGYYSDEARAILRLSSKSHWDVPVCIGHSTVHFLVSHPTPPTFDGAEDRNGRRNHDEIRLWADYIGGRRRSSYLYDDKGVRGGLRSGARFVIAGDNNADPYDGDSYAHAIRQLLDHPAVNLPATPPASAGGVEAAKLQGGANTSHLGNPAYDTSDFGDTAPGNLRVDYVIPSRGLIPGANGVFWPASDDPLYRLVGDGKTVPTSDHRMVWQDVRVG, from the coding sequence ATGAACCACACCGGATCACTCTCCCGCCGCACGGCACTCGCCTCCCTGGCCGGGGCGGCACTGGCCACTACCGCGGCGTTGCCCGCCGCGGCAGCCGAGCGGCACGGCCGCCGGTCCGTTCGGTTCGCCACCTTCAACGCCTCCCTGAACCGCGGCACCGAGGGCGCGCTGATCACCGACCTGTCCACGCCGGACAACGCCCAGGCACGCAATGCCGCCGAGACGATCCAGCGGGTCGACCCGGACATCCTGCTGATCAACGAGTTCGACTACGACGAACGGGGCAGGGCGGTCCGCCTGTTCCTGCGCAACTACCTGTCCGTCGGCCACAACGGCGCCAGGCCGGTCCGCTTCCCCTACCACTTCACCGGCCCGGTGAACACGGGCGTCGCCTCGGGTGTGGACCTCGACGGGAAGAACGGCGCGGTCACGACGCCCGGTTCGGACGCGTACGGGCAGGACGCCTACGGCTACGGCTGGTTCCCGGGGCAGTACGGCATGGTCGTCCTGTCGAAGTACCCGATCGACACGCGCGCGGTGCGCACCTTCCAGCGCTTCCTGTGGCGGGACATGCCGGGCCATGTGATGCCTCCCGGCTACTACAGCGACGAGGCCCGCGCGATCCTCCGTCTGTCGTCGAAGAGCCACTGGGACGTGCCGGTGTGCATCGGCCACTCCACCGTGCATTTCCTGGTGTCGCACCCGACACCGCCCACCTTCGACGGCGCCGAGGACCGCAACGGCCGCCGCAACCACGACGAGATCCGCCTGTGGGCCGACTACATCGGCGGGCGCCGGCGCAGCTCCTACCTCTACGACGACAAGGGCGTGCGCGGCGGACTGCGGTCCGGGGCCCGGTTCGTGATCGCGGGCGACAACAACGCCGACCCGTACGACGGCGACAGCTACGCCCACGCCATCCGGCAGCTGCTCGACCACCCGGCGGTGAACCTCCCGGCCACTCCGCCGGCCAGCGCGGGCGGCGTCGAGGCGGCGAAGCTCCAGGGCGGCGCCAACACCTCGCACCTCGGCAACCCGGCGTACGACACGTCCGACTTCGGCGACACCGCTCCCGGGAACCTGCGTGTCGACTACGTCATCCCGTCCAGAGGCCTGATACCGGGCGCGAACGGCGTCTTCTGGCCGGCCTCCGACGACCCGCTGTACCGGCTGGTGGGAGACGGGAAGACGGTGCCGACGTCCGACCACCGGATGGTGTGGCAGGACGTGCGCGTGGGCTGA
- a CDS encoding ABC transporter ATP-binding protein, translated as MLRLDEVGRHYGDHQVLHDITLTVPDGQLLCVVGPSGCGKSTLLRTIAGLLPGYEGTITLDGTPVRGVPDNLAVVFQDYARSLYPWLTVRENVALPLRRRGLPRAERRAEADRILARVGLTDTARRHPWQLSGGMQQRVAIARALVCRPSLLLMDEPFGSLDAQTREDLEDLLLEVHRTDGTTIVFVTHDIDESVYLGDRVVVLSPGPRAKVVLDLPVELPGTRDQITTRGLAEFVALRSEVGRAVRNR; from the coding sequence ATGCTCCGCCTAGACGAAGTCGGCCGGCACTACGGCGACCACCAAGTCCTGCACGACATCACCCTCACCGTGCCGGACGGCCAACTCCTGTGTGTCGTGGGCCCGTCCGGCTGCGGCAAGTCCACCCTCCTGCGGACCATCGCCGGGCTGCTGCCGGGCTACGAGGGCACGATCACCCTGGACGGCACACCCGTGCGTGGTGTCCCCGACAACCTCGCCGTCGTCTTCCAGGACTACGCCCGCTCCCTCTACCCCTGGCTCACGGTCCGCGAGAACGTGGCCCTTCCGCTGCGCCGCAGGGGCCTGCCGAGAGCGGAGCGCCGCGCCGAGGCCGACCGCATCCTGGCCCGGGTCGGCCTTACCGACACGGCCCGCCGCCACCCCTGGCAGCTGTCGGGCGGCATGCAGCAACGCGTAGCGATCGCCCGCGCCCTGGTCTGCCGCCCCTCCCTGCTTCTCATGGACGAACCCTTCGGCTCCCTGGACGCCCAGACCCGCGAGGACCTGGAGGACCTCCTGCTGGAGGTCCACCGCACCGACGGCACGACGATCGTCTTCGTCACCCATGACATCGACGAGAGCGTGTATCTGGGCGACCGCGTCGTCGTCCTGTCCCCGGGGCCCCGCGCCAAGGTCGTCCTGGACCTGCCGGTCGAACTTCCTGGCACCCGGGACCAGATCACGACCCGGGGCCTCGCGGAGTTCGTCGCACTGAGGTCGGAGGTGGGGCGGGCGGTGCGCAACAGGTAG